A portion of the Poecile atricapillus isolate bPoeAtr1 chromosome 7, bPoeAtr1.hap1, whole genome shotgun sequence genome contains these proteins:
- the FASLG gene encoding tumor necrosis factor ligand superfamily member 6, which produces MQPYRGRAAPGVGAAPSPAAFGYHKDDPSRHVRPIPNPNCYPQIFWVEGCADASAPPGAPFPPPVPDRRRKPRNDGERRSAGFLVMFLLILVAFTGVGLSIFKIFHLEKEVDELRESASAEHIPPASQKLTGQKEQPVQKEVRRAAHLTGNPAQQDLPLEWEPISGHAYTSGIQYQQRGLLVSEPGLYFVYSKVLFRGTACDSQLLSHVVYKRNPSSPGSLVLMEDKATNFCTGKRMWARNSYLGALFKLRKMDSLHVNVSKIALVNFEESKTFFGLFKL; this is translated from the exons ATGCAGCCGTACCGGGGCAGAGCTGCCCCCGGGGTTGGGGCTGCGCCGAGCCCGGCAGCTTTCGGGTACCACAAGGATGATCCCAGCAGGCACGTCCGGCCTATCCCCAACCCGAACTGCTACCCGCAGATCTTTTGGGTGGAAGGCTGTGCTGATGCTTCGGCTCCCCCCGGGGCTCCCTTCCCACCGCCGGTACCCGACCGGAGGAGGAAGCCACGGAACGACGGGGAAAGGAGGAGCGCCGGCTTCCTCGTGATGTTCCTGCTGATCCTGGTGGCCTTCACCGGAGTGGGGCTGAGCATATTTAAGATTTttcacctggagaaggaagTGGATGAACTCAGAGAG TCTGCCAGCGCTGAGCACATCCCTCCAGCCTCCCAGAAACTCACGG GGCAGAAGGAGCAGCCTGTGCAGAAGGAGGTGAGGAGGGCGGCACATCTGACAG gcaacccagcccagcaggacCTTCCTCTGGAGTGGGAGCCCATCTCTGGCCATGCCTACACCAGTGGCATCCAGTACCAGCAGCGGGGGCTGCTGGTCAGCGAGCCTGGGCTGTACTTTGTGTACTCCAAGGTGCTGTTCCGAGGCACTGCCTGCGACAGCCAGCTCCTGTCCCACGTTGTCTACAAGAGGAATCCATCCTCTCCCGGCAGCCTGGTGCTCATGGAGGACAAAGCCACCAATTTCTGCACGGGGAAGAGGATGTGGGCCCGCAACAGCTACCTGGGGGCTCTCTTCAAGCTCAGGAAGATGGACAGTCTGCACGTCAACGTCTCCAAAATTGCCCTGGTTAATTTTGAGGAATCCAAGACtttctttggtttgtttaaGCTTTGA